A segment of the Mercurialis annua linkage group LG4, ddMerAnnu1.2, whole genome shotgun sequence genome:
AGGATTATACTAAAATCATATGCTTAAAATAGAATCAGTGAAAATAATTAGCATGGCATTTTCCTATGTTGAGTTGTcactctaaaaaaattaatagaactTTTCAGCTGAGGAGACCATAGATATTAATTCAAAATATCACAGGAGAAGCTTCAGTGCTGACTACAGCTCTTATCAGTTCAAAAATGGTAATCCTAATTTCTATTATCGATAATAATTTTAGCAAATCTAATAGTCTATTATCAATTCCAATATATTGCCTCAACAATGATTTCTATTCTCATCTTATTTCCTGGCAAGCTATTCGAGCAAGAATCAAAGGAACCTCTCCGTCTGTTTCCAGGTAATTTGGTGCTGTTAACTTGAATGAAATTTCACACCTATCATGTATGCTTCACTATGATCAACATCGATGTGTGTAATTTTAACGCAGAGATGGGCGTCCTAGATTACAGTCTCCACAGGTTGCCCCAAAACCAggaaattttacattcgcaccTACTTCAGTCAACAAAAAAACAGGttccaagaaaaaaaaatccttttGGTTTAAAACAAGGATCAAATTTGACATGCTGACTAACTTTTCTATAaagctttttttcttttcttaactATAATTCCCCAGCATTGCTTTACCTTATTGTTTTCATACTATGCTGACCAACTTCCTTTTAATCAGATAAAAGAACTTCTTCTCCTCAGCGATTTCAACTTATACGTTCTGGAACTCTTCTTCCTAAGAGATCAAAATCTCCAAGTAATACTAATGACGTACGACGGGTAAGGTCATGCCTAAATTAAATTGGGAATTACAACTGTAGAACTATATGCTTCTTTCTAGTTCATTCTGATATAGAGATACTACTCTAAATTTGTAGAATGCAATAGACATCTAGACATCACATAGAGGAATTTCTTGTAAACAGTGATTCTGACCTTAAGATGATCTTTATCCGATCTTTTCAGTATCCATCAGAGCCAAGGAGAGCAGTTTCATTGTCTACATATCCTGAAAGAGGGGGAGGAAATGAGATCGATTTGTATTCAAGCAAAAGTAAACGACTCTTTAAGGCGTTGCTTAGCATGCGCAAACCCAAAAAGGATCACacattttacaaatatttggATAATGTTTGAGAGAAACTAGAGGCCCTGTTTTGTGGACGCTTTTGTTCTGAAGCTGCTAAGTGTGTTGTTTACATTTGCAAAGTACGTTTAGCCTTCCCTTGAAGCAGTTCTGACAAATACACTAGCGCACCAGAACTAGCCACGATTTAATGTagcgtaaaaaaaaaaaactaattttcaaaaaaattggaCGGCACGTCACATTCTAAATAAGAGCTTGATCTAATTCTATCACTTAAAGTTTGCTAATTTTTGTGCAGCTTAAACAGTTCCTATACATATGAAGTTTATATTCCtagaaatttataattttgcttTGTCCTCTTATCATCCGTCATAGGGGAGATGATAACCTgaacaacaaacaaaaaatcATTTGCAAATCCAAAGTTAGACAAGAGAGAAGTATTTAAAACAACCAAGCATTTGAATATTTACAcgaaatttgacaaaattattcAAGATATACAAGGCAGAACCAAAAGCACGATCTTTCGTTACTAACCTGTGACACAATTACCAGAATTTGCCATTAAATCAATAACAATGCTAGGTATGTGTAAGCCAAGATTGTTAGTGTAAGGTTGTTAATCATTATTGCAATCTCAAAATCCAAGGTCAAATGTCGGCAAATCATCTATTATTTTTTCACACTTTAGCTGCTCAGTCTTCTTCACTTTATCATCACTGGCTGGAATTGAAAAACCAGAAGCAAAAGCTTCATCACAAGGTTTAAAGTTGGCCTTTTCACTATCCAGATGAGACTGCAAAACAATTTACAATAAAATCCTTATGTTCAATTAGTCCatcatttataataatagtatATGATAATCTTTAGGAGTACAAACCTCGGTATCTGAGACTTGACACTTAGCAGAGGAAACTGGTTCAGTCATGTTCTTGTCAGAACTCACCACATCAACACTGTCCTTAATAATAGGCTTTTGGAGAATGGACAAGATCTGATGAACTGGCAATGATAGAAAAGACATGCAATTAGTTTAGCATACAAGTACTGGGCAAAGCATCATGATAAAAACAACTTTCAGTAGGTCACTGCACTGGATATTCTACCTAAAAATATTTGTCTTCAATGTACcgaagaaaaattaaagaacGTGGCATTGTCTGAATAAATGAAGCATCAAGAAAAATATTTGCCAATAATGCAAGAAAAACTGAAGAAATGAACAATAAATAAGTGGCATTGTCTGAATAAATGAAGCAATCAGGAAAATATAGGATCAAAGATGGAAATTTTGCCTAATTTAACTTCAATATGCTTAATTTAGGTGGCATAGGCAGGCCTGTAGTTGTTATCTCGTGCAAAGCCTTTACAGAAAAAATATCTATTTtgcaataaaatattttgaatatgaTGAATGTAAGAGTGAACCCACTGCCgcgtaaggatttgtttgtcGTAGCAATCACGTTTGTCTGGGTCCTGCCCAAATCTGCACCCTCCCCTGACTGAGCTATTTTTTGAACCTTTTCTGTCCCTAAAGTCCAACGAAATTCCAGAAATTATCATCTCTAATAGCATTAAATGTCAAGAAGAAATAATGATCAGCTTGAAATcgaaaaagtaaaattataatgCCAACAAAGGAGCGAAAGACAAGGTGACACATCTTCTTGTATTTTTTATGCATGGTCATGTGTAAGCTCGTCAACAAATCTGTTTTACACTTTCAAGCAATTGCGACTCACCTATGTTGGACATGTTTAAATTTGAACTTGCATCTTTGCTTGAACAAGCACTGTTTGAGGTGTCTGCATAAGTCGATAAAACTGAGAAAGATCACAGACTATGATATTATTAAAGCAGGCTTAAACTGAAAGTGATAATCTGTCCAATTTAAAAACCCTGGACACCATTAATAAATACGTGACTGATCAAACAAGAGTTTTGATTGAAATATCTTACCTTTGGGATGATGTGGCTCACCAACTTCCACTAGATATTTTGGCAGCACAATTGCACATCCGCTATTTACATCTTCAGATATACTGATGAATTTACTGCTCAGGATGGTTTTATCTTCGTCTAGTAACGTTAACTGCCATATCCAAAACGATTACTAAacttagaaaataataatatgaaagGACAAAAAAACAGA
Coding sequences within it:
- the LOC126677804 gene encoding protein ABIL2-like isoform X2 encodes the protein MKNLRKQLYSAADYFEKSYSEEDQKQLVMDTLKDYAVKALINTIDHLGSVAFKVNQLLDEKVGKASALELQFTCLEQRLQTCQEYISHGGFSQQFLVARTPKYHKRYIFPAEETIDINSKYHRRSFSADYSSYQFKNAIRARIKGTSPSVSRDGRPRLQSPQVAPKPGNFTFAPTSVNKKTDKRTSSPQRFQLIRSGTLLPKRSKSPSNTNDVRRYPSEPRRAVSLSTYPERGGGNEIDLYSSKSKRLFKALLSMRKPKKDHTFYKYLDNV
- the LOC126677804 gene encoding protein ABIL2-like isoform X1, with the protein product MDEKTSSSSVSVPQEASNHDELFMKQSMLFSNTLKDMKNLRKQLYSAADYFEKSYSEEDQKQLVMDTLKDYAVKALINTIDHLGSVAFKVNQLLDEKVGKASALELQFTCLEQRLQTCQEYISHGGFSQQFLVARTPKYHKRYIFPAEETIDINSKYHRRSFSADYSSYQFKNAIRARIKGTSPSVSRDGRPRLQSPQVAPKPGNFTFAPTSVNKKTDKRTSSPQRFQLIRSGTLLPKRSKSPSNTNDVRRYPSEPRRAVSLSTYPERGGGNEIDLYSSKSKRLFKALLSMRKPKKDHTFYKYLDNV